The Streptococcus oralis DNA window TTTGCTAGACCAGGCCATGCCTGCCTTCTCTCATCAAATTGAAAAAGCTATCAAGCGTCAAGATCTTCTCAGCATGAATCATCGTACGAGTGAGTTTTTTGCTTCCTACTTTGACTTGTTATTTGCGCTCAATGAGCAAACCCATCCTGGTGAAAAACGAATGTTGGATTACGCAAAGACCAATTGTACACTCCTCCCTAAGCAATTTGAAGAAACTATTCGCAAGTATTTCCAAATACTCTACCAACCGCAACAAGGAGAACAAGCGGTTGTAACCTTACAAACCATCCTGAACCAACTAAAGGCCATTTTGCCATAAGTAAAAAATGAAATGTGAACCTGAAACTGAGGCTCACATTTTTCTTTATAGTTTACCGTAAAGCATCTAGTAGACTTTTCCACAATTCTTCTTGCCCAACTCATAAAAAAGCGGCAATAGAAAAAGAGGAGCCTAGTCCTCTTACTTAGACAGTTTATTCTGAGCATCGGCTACAACCTGAGCCAGACTTGTCTGGCTCAGTTGATTTTCCATAGCTGCTTGAACATCGAACAACTTTTGGTCCAAAACTGCATGGATATTCGCACCAATTGGGCAATTAGGATTTGGATTGTCATGAAAACTAAAGAGCTTACCGGATTTTCCTAAACACTCCACAGCTTGGTAGACATCCAACAAACTGATATCCTGAAGGTCTTTTATTATCTCAGTTCCTCCCGTACCACGAGCAACTGAAATCAATCCTGCTTTTTTGAGTTGCGATAAAGTCTTTCGGATAATGACTGGATTGACTCCGACACTAGCCGCAAGAAAATCGCTGGTTACTTTACTTTCTGTATCCTGCATTGCAATAATAATCATCATATGAGTCGCAATTGTAAATCGGCTTGAAATTTGCATCTTCTTCTCCTTCC harbors:
- a CDS encoding Rrf2 family transcriptional regulator, which produces MQISSRFTIATHMMIIIAMQDTESKVTSDFLAASVGVNPVIIRKTLSQLKKAGLISVARGTGGTEIIKDLQDISLLDVYQAVECLGKSGKLFSFHDNPNPNCPIGANIHAVLDQKLFDVQAAMENQLSQTSLAQVVADAQNKLSK